The proteins below are encoded in one region of Oncorhynchus nerka isolate Pitt River linkage group LG15, Oner_Uvic_2.0, whole genome shotgun sequence:
- the ppil1 gene encoding peptidyl-prolyl cis-trans isomerase-like 1 — MSGIPPDTWQPPTVSLETTMGTIAVELYWRHAPKTCKNFSELARRGYYNNTKFHRIIKDFMVQGGDPTGTGRGGASIFGKEFEDELHPDLKFTGAGILAMANAGPDTNGSQFFLTLGPTQWLDGKHSIFGRVCQGMAVVNRVGMVETNTQDRPADDIKILRTTVPN, encoded by the exons ATGTCGGGAATACCACCAGATACCTGGCAGCCACCCACAGTGAGCCTGGAGACAAC AATGGGTACAATTGCAGTGGAACTATACTGGAGACATGCTCCCAAAACCTGCAAAAACTTTTCTGAGTTGGCCAGGAGAGGTTACTATAACAACACAAAGTTTCATCGTATCATCAAGGACTTCATGGTGCAGGGAGGAGACCCCACAGGAACag GTCGTGGCGGTGCCTCCATATTTGGCAAAGAGTTTGAAGATGAACTTCACCCTGACCTGAAATTCACAG GTGCAGGGATCCTAGCGATGGCCAATGCAGGACCAGATACAAATGGAAGCCAGTTCTTCCTGACCCTGGGGCCTACTCAGTGGTTGGATGGGAAGCACAGTATCTTTGGGAGGGTATGCCAAGGTATGGCAGTGGTCAACCGCGTCGGCATGGTGGAAACAAACACACAAGACCGACCTGCCGATGACATAAAAATCCTCAGGACGACTGTACCCAACTGA